A DNA window from Allokutzneria albata contains the following coding sequences:
- a CDS encoding Asp23/Gls24 family envelope stress response protein, which yields MASSPTKTESATAPAQRTVGSAPARLADDTSQGKTSIASSVVQKIAGIAAREISGVHAMGGGVSRAFGALRERIPGGGTSVSTGVAVEVGEKQAAIDLDIVVEYGASIVDLAQAVRRNVITAVERMTGLEVIEVNISVNDIHLPDGDEDSASESGKSRVE from the coding sequence ATGGCTAGCAGCCCCACCAAGACCGAGTCGGCAACCGCCCCCGCGCAGCGCACGGTGGGTTCGGCGCCCGCCCGGCTCGCCGACGACACCTCGCAGGGCAAGACCAGCATCGCCTCCTCGGTGGTGCAGAAGATCGCGGGCATCGCGGCGCGGGAGATCTCCGGCGTGCACGCGATGGGCGGCGGGGTCTCCCGCGCGTTCGGCGCCCTGCGCGAGCGCATCCCCGGCGGCGGCACCTCGGTCAGCACCGGCGTCGCGGTCGAGGTCGGCGAGAAGCAGGCCGCGATCGACCTGGACATCGTCGTGGAGTACGGAGCGTCCATCGTGGACCTCGCGCAGGCGGTGCGCCGCAACGTGATCACCGCGGTGGAGCGGATGACCGGACTGGAGGTGATCGAGGTCAACATCTCGGTCAACGACATCCACCTGCCCGACGGCGACGAGGACTCGGCGAGCGAGTCGGGCAAGTCCCGGGTCGAGTAG
- a CDS encoding Asp23/Gls24 family envelope stress response protein: MSAPTTEVEVPRQRAAPAEPEDRGTLEIHPGVLRKLVQKIADDAPDTVPTRGRLGGEHGATARVTGDAQEVDIAVELALRYPAPVREAVESLRAKLVEEVGRITGRRVRAVDVTVSALLPQDRRTRVE; encoded by the coding sequence GTGAGCGCGCCGACCACCGAAGTCGAGGTCCCCCGGCAACGCGCGGCGCCTGCCGAGCCCGAGGACCGGGGCACCCTGGAGATCCACCCGGGGGTGCTGCGCAAGCTCGTGCAGAAGATCGCCGACGACGCCCCCGACACCGTGCCCACCCGCGGCAGGCTCGGCGGTGAGCACGGTGCGACGGCGCGCGTCACCGGCGACGCGCAGGAGGTCGACATCGCCGTCGAGCTGGCCCTGCGCTACCCCGCCCCGGTGCGGGAAGCCGTGGAATCGCTGCGCGCCAAGCTCGTCGAGGAGGTCGGCCGGATCACCGGGCGCCGGGTGCGCGCGGTCGACGTGACCGTGTCCGCCCTGCTGCCGCAGGACCGGCGGACCAGGGTGGAGTGA
- a CDS encoding DUF6286 domain-containing protein — MRLLLRLLSTVLGLAVAAAGAVLVVEMTWSLARPGAPELLVPWRQWLTTAGSFSWSRAPVLWLAGGVLALGLLLLLVAATARRRDVRLSDPADDVVVTTSPRSLARLVGVRVRAAEGVSGATVTATGKKVKVRATGRSTELRPQLTELVQGAVADLPMPRHPAVRVAVTAPNNRRETR, encoded by the coding sequence ATGCGACTGCTGCTCCGACTGCTCTCGACGGTGCTCGGCCTCGCGGTGGCGGCCGCGGGTGCCGTGCTCGTGGTCGAGATGACCTGGTCGCTGGCGCGGCCCGGCGCACCCGAACTCCTCGTGCCGTGGCGCCAGTGGCTCACCACCGCGGGGTCCTTCTCGTGGTCCCGGGCGCCGGTTCTCTGGCTGGCGGGCGGTGTCCTCGCGCTCGGCCTGCTCCTGCTGCTCGTGGCCGCGACCGCGCGCCGCAGGGACGTGCGCCTGTCCGATCCGGCGGACGACGTCGTCGTCACCACCTCGCCCCGGTCGCTGGCCCGGCTCGTCGGCGTCCGCGTCCGGGCAGCGGAAGGCGTCAGCGGCGCCACGGTCACCGCGACCGGCAAGAAGGTCAAGGTCCGCGCGACCGGCAGGTCCACCGAACTCCGGCCCCAGCTGACGGAACTGGTCCAAGGCGCCGTCGCGGACCTGCCGATGCCCAGGCACCCCGCGGTGCGCGTGGCCGTCACCGCGCCGAACAACCGCAGGGAGACGCGATGA
- a CDS encoding glycosyltransferase, producing the protein MKALLVTHGTRGDVQPFLALAVALRGAGHDVSLAAPESYAAQAQEHDVEFAALDEGPNRLLEDPVVRESIGNGYRGLRGKISAVRTARRIKPLMSAVLHDLAAVARDTADVDVVVHSPALPAQHIAESLGVPAVLATLQPGWVPSSLFPCPMLPLPRVPKALNRATYLAVSATLRAQAGAANTWRATELGLPARRGGHDLLHDAGGAHRLVLQAFSPHAAQVDPAWPEQVRTTGFWFLPAAEAWSPSRRLAAFLDAGPPPVYIGFGSMAGPQADRTGAIVMEAVRRAGVRAVLATGWGGLGGTESSGEVLVIDQAPHDWLFPRMAAVVHHGGGGTTAAALATGRPQVVCPFVADQPHWAQRMHIAGVAPAPVHQQKLTAERLAAAITEATSSTPMRESAATLGALIRAENGAAVAVRLLEEHLT; encoded by the coding sequence GTGAAGGCGCTCCTGGTCACCCACGGCACGCGCGGCGACGTGCAGCCGTTCCTCGCGCTCGCGGTGGCTCTGCGCGGTGCAGGGCACGATGTGAGCTTGGCCGCGCCGGAATCCTATGCCGCACAAGCACAAGAGCACGACGTGGAGTTCGCGGCGCTGGACGAGGGGCCGAACCGGTTGCTGGAGGACCCGGTGGTGCGCGAGTCCATCGGCAACGGGTACCGGGGCCTGCGGGGCAAGATCAGCGCTGTGCGCACGGCGCGGCGGATCAAGCCGTTGATGAGCGCTGTCCTGCACGACCTCGCAGCTGTGGCCCGTGATACCGCTGACGTGGATGTGGTGGTGCACTCGCCAGCGCTACCCGCGCAGCACATCGCGGAGTCGCTCGGCGTGCCCGCGGTGCTCGCGACGTTGCAGCCCGGGTGGGTGCCCAGTTCGCTGTTCCCGTGTCCGATGCTGCCGTTGCCGCGCGTGCCCAAGGCGCTCAACCGCGCGACGTATCTGGCGGTTTCGGCGACGCTGCGCGCCCAAGCCGGAGCCGCGAACACCTGGCGCGCCACCGAACTCGGCTTGCCGGCCCGGAGGGGCGGCCACGACCTGTTGCACGACGCCGGCGGCGCGCATCGCTTGGTGCTGCAGGCTTTCAGCCCCCACGCGGCACAGGTTGACCCGGCGTGGCCGGAGCAGGTGCGTACCACCGGGTTCTGGTTCCTGCCCGCAGCCGAAGCGTGGTCACCCTCGCGGCGGCTGGCCGCGTTCCTCGACGCCGGACCGCCGCCGGTCTACATCGGCTTCGGCAGCATGGCCGGACCACAGGCCGACAGAACCGGCGCGATCGTCATGGAGGCCGTGCGCCGTGCCGGGGTTCGTGCCGTGCTGGCAACAGGATGGGGCGGGCTGGGCGGAACCGAGTCCTCGGGCGAGGTCTTGGTGATCGACCAAGCGCCCCACGACTGGTTGTTCCCGCGCATGGCCGCGGTGGTGCACCACGGCGGAGGTGGCACCACCGCCGCGGCCCTGGCCACAGGGCGTCCGCAGGTCGTGTGCCCGTTCGTCGCCGACCAACCGCACTGGGCGCAGCGCATGCACATCGCCGGAGTCGCACCCGCGCCCGTGCACCAGCAGAAGCTCACCGCCGAGCGCCTTGCCGCCGCGATCACCGAAGCGACTTCCAGCACCCCGATGCGCGAGAGCGCCGCGACCCTCGGCGCGCTGATCCGCGCGGAGAACGGTGCGGCGGTCGCCGTGCGACTGCTGGAGGAACACCTGACCTGA
- a CDS encoding TetR/AcrR family transcriptional regulator translates to MRSVDDLTARARIRDAALERFGSDGVAATSVRAIAAAAGVSPALVLHHFGSKEGLRQACDEHVLAAIRSGSGGDGVIEQGALGELLRAATPARRYLGRALLDGSEAASTLFTEIVDGTQQWLADGEEQGWVTPTRDPRARAVTYVAWLLAPLVLSDQVGRLLGGDVAETETSLRGARAGLEMLTGGLFTDDRWLSAFTAIAGEGPAR, encoded by the coding sequence ATGCGTTCAGTCGACGATCTCACCGCCCGGGCACGGATCCGGGACGCCGCCTTGGAGCGCTTCGGCTCCGACGGGGTGGCCGCGACCAGCGTGCGCGCGATCGCGGCCGCCGCCGGTGTCTCGCCCGCGTTGGTGCTGCACCACTTCGGCTCGAAGGAGGGCTTGCGACAGGCGTGCGACGAGCACGTGCTCGCCGCGATCCGCTCCGGCTCCGGCGGGGACGGGGTGATCGAGCAGGGCGCGCTCGGGGAGCTGCTGCGCGCGGCGACCCCTGCGCGGCGCTACCTCGGCCGGGCGCTGCTGGACGGCTCCGAGGCGGCGAGCACGCTGTTCACCGAGATCGTCGACGGCACGCAGCAGTGGCTCGCCGATGGCGAGGAGCAGGGATGGGTCACGCCGACCAGGGATCCGCGGGCGCGCGCGGTGACCTACGTGGCCTGGCTGCTGGCCCCGTTGGTGCTCAGTGATCAGGTCGGCCGGTTGCTCGGTGGTGACGTCGCCGAGACCGAGACCTCCCTGCGGGGAGCCCGGGCCGGGCTGGAGATGTTGACCGGCGGCCTGTTCACCGACGATCGCTGGCTGTCCGCGTTCACCGCCATCGCGGGCGAAGGACCGGCCCGGTGA
- a CDS encoding RICIN domain-containing protein produces the protein MKVSRAVVPVALAAGLLGGLAQPASAAVLTHRFKLAGTSACLDAAFGGGLDNVRLATCGPGNRQLWRWSSPSTHTVLHHVGTGTCAGRIRAGVGLSGCDGAVSKRWKVTGTPASLLIKAADTGHCLSRTGSATVGTRPCDGTSAQQWHRA, from the coding sequence ATGAAGGTCTCGCGTGCGGTGGTGCCCGTCGCGCTCGCAGCCGGGCTGCTGGGAGGACTCGCCCAGCCGGCGTCGGCGGCCGTGCTGACCCACCGGTTCAAGCTCGCGGGCACCAGCGCGTGCCTCGACGCGGCCTTCGGCGGCGGCCTGGACAACGTCCGGCTCGCCACCTGCGGGCCGGGCAATCGGCAGCTGTGGCGCTGGTCGAGCCCGAGCACCCACACGGTGCTGCACCACGTCGGCACCGGCACCTGTGCCGGGCGCATCCGCGCCGGTGTCGGCCTCTCCGGCTGCGACGGTGCGGTGTCGAAGCGGTGGAAGGTGACCGGCACGCCGGCCAGCCTGCTGATCAAGGCGGCCGACACCGGCCACTGCCTCAGCAGGACCGGCTCGGCCACCGTCGGGACGAGGCCTTGCGACGGGACCTCCGCCCAGCAGTGGCACCGCGCCTAG
- a CDS encoding alpha/beta fold hydrolase, with product METFVEIGAVELAVETFGSRQDPAVLLVGSGSMLSWDDELCARLAAGGRFVLRYDLRDHGRSVTYPPGAPRYDLRDLSADVIGVLDAFGLRKAHIAGRIVGGWIAQLTALDHPERVATLTLVSTRPTAHGPNNPDLPEHSAEVMAYVTGTPRPDWSDRAAVVEYLVGAARARSPEGEHFDEAEVRSVAERTYDRAEDMASSFNIAATEPGRRWRERLGELEVPTLVVHGTADRFFPYGNALALAAEIPGARLLPLEGVGQDLPRAAWSALASALLEHTAG from the coding sequence GTGGAGACGTTTGTCGAGATCGGTGCGGTCGAACTGGCCGTGGAGACCTTCGGTTCCCGGCAGGACCCCGCGGTGCTGCTGGTCGGCAGTGGCTCGATGCTGTCCTGGGATGACGAGCTGTGCGCGCGGCTGGCCGCGGGAGGCAGGTTCGTCCTGCGCTACGACCTGCGTGACCACGGCAGGTCGGTGACCTACCCGCCCGGCGCGCCCCGCTACGACCTGCGCGATCTCAGCGCCGACGTCATCGGGGTGCTCGATGCCTTCGGCCTGCGGAAAGCGCACATCGCGGGCAGGATCGTCGGCGGGTGGATCGCACAGCTCACCGCTCTGGACCACCCGGAGCGGGTCGCCACGCTCACCCTGGTGTCGACCAGGCCGACCGCACACGGCCCGAACAACCCCGACCTGCCCGAGCACTCGGCCGAGGTGATGGCCTACGTGACCGGTACCCCGCGCCCGGACTGGTCGGACCGGGCCGCGGTGGTGGAGTACCTGGTCGGGGCGGCTCGCGCCAGGTCGCCGGAAGGGGAGCACTTCGACGAGGCCGAGGTGCGTTCGGTCGCGGAACGGACGTACGATCGGGCCGAGGACATGGCGTCCTCGTTCAACATCGCCGCCACCGAACCCGGGCGGCGGTGGCGCGAACGCCTCGGTGAGCTGGAGGTGCCGACGCTCGTCGTGCACGGCACCGCCGACCGGTTCTTCCCGTACGGCAACGCACTGGCGCTCGCCGCCGAGATCCCCGGAGCCCGGCTGCTCCCGCTCGAAGGAGTGGGTCAGGACCTGCCGAGGGCCGCCTGGTCAGCGCTTGCCTCCGCGCTGCTGGAGCACACCGCGGGGTAG